The genomic DNA ACTTTTGAAAAGTGAAAACTACGTTAGGGTTTTTTATTTACAAAATTTCGAAATTAACTTTTAACTCTCATCTTTTAACTTTCTACTAAAATATGTTATAATAAAAACAATATAAATACTAAAACCAAGGAGAAAATGCTAAATTTCCATAGTGAAGATTTTAAGTTTGCAATCGATAAATTTAAGACCACCTTTGATGGTCTAACTCAAGTTGAAGCTCAAAAAAGGCTGGATTCAAACGGAAGAAACGAGCTTCCCTCTAAAAAACCAATAAATAAGACTGCTATTTTTTTCAGTCAGTTTAATAATGCTCTTATATATATTTTGTTAATAGCTGGGCTTTTGTCTTTTGTTCTTAAAGATTATATCGATGCTGCTATTATATTTGCGGCTATTTTTATAAATACAATGATTGGTTATGTCCAGGAATTGAAGGCCAGCAATGCCCTATCTAAATTAAAACAGTTAGTTGAACACAAAGCTTTTGTCTTTCGTGATGGACATGAAATAGAAATAGACTCGATTGATATAGCCGTAGGAGACGTTGTTTTTGTTAAGGCTGGGAATAAAGTTCCTGCTGACTGTAGATTGTTAGAAGCTATTAATTTGCAAGTGAACGAATCAAGTTTGACTGGAGAATCTGTTCCTTCAACAAAGACAATTAATTCTGTTTCTGTGGGCGCGGCTGTAGCCGATAGAGATTGCATGATTTACGCCGCTACAGTGATTGCTCGTGGTTCAGGAAGGGCTGTTGTGGTTGCTACTGGTGTTGATACTGAGATAGGAAAAATAGCTAAAATGGTTTCAGAAGAGAAAGAAGAGCAAACTCCACTGCAGAAAAGATTAACCGTGTTTAGTAAACAAATTGGTATTTATGTTGTTTTGCTGACACTCGGCATTGTAGTTATTGGGGTTCTTCAAGGCAGAACTTTATTTGAAATGTTTTTGACAGGAGTTGCTTTAATTGTTGCAGCTATTCCAGAAGGACTAACGGTGGCGTTGACGGTAGTTTTAACTATTGGTATGCAGCAAATTCTCAAACACAAAGCTTTAGTTAGAAAGTTAGTAGCAGCAGAAACTTTAGGTTCAACCACTGTTATTTGTACTGATAAAACTGGAACTCTAACTGAGGGAGTGATGCATGTTGCCCATATTGTTATCGGTGAAAAAGAGTTTGAAGTTGATGCCCTTGGATCTAGGCAAAATCAAAAAGAAGCAAAAATTGTTAGTCTAGCCTTGCAAACTGCTATGATGTGTAACGATGCTCTTATCGAGAATCCTCAAGATGAATTATCGATTTGGAGGATAATTGGAGGATCAACTGATGTGGCACTTTACTCGGCGGCGCTTCAGTCAGGTCTCAATAAAGACAAACTTTTAAAGATAGAACCATTAATTGACGAGTTGCCCTTTGAGAGTGATTTGAAATATATGATTAGTCTTCATAAAAGAAAAGAAGGCTATGTAATGTATGAAAAAGGTGCACCAGAAAAAATTATTGATAAATCCGATTACTTTTTTCATCAAGGTAAAAAAACAAAGTTAACATCAAAAGACAAGCTAAGTTTAAATAAAAATTATAAAAAACTTGCATCTAAGGGACTTCGGATAGTTGCAGTGGCGTATAAAGAATTTGATAGTCTTGAATGGGAGGTAGGCGATAAGTGGGAGACTATAGACAATAAATTAATTTTTATAGGCTTCATTGCTCTCAAGGATCCACTTCGAGCTGAAGCAAAAGAGACTATCGAAATTTGTCGTAGTGCAGGTATCCGACCTATTATTATTACGGGGGACTACCACCTAACAGCAAAAGCAATTGCCTCTGAGCTTGGAATGAAAGTTAGCGATTCGCAGATATTAACTGG from Patescibacteria group bacterium includes the following:
- a CDS encoding HAD-IC family P-type ATPase; its protein translation is MLNFHSEDFKFAIDKFKTTFDGLTQVEAQKRLDSNGRNELPSKKPINKTAIFFSQFNNALIYILLIAGLLSFVLKDYIDAAIIFAAIFINTMIGYVQELKASNALSKLKQLVEHKAFVFRDGHEIEIDSIDIAVGDVVFVKAGNKVPADCRLLEAINLQVNESSLTGESVPSTKTINSVSVGAAVADRDCMIYAATVIARGSGRAVVVATGVDTEIGKIAKMVSEEKEEQTPLQKRLTVFSKQIGIYVVLLTLGIVVIGVLQGRTLFEMFLTGVALIVAAIPEGLTVALTVVLTIGMQQILKHKALVRKLVAAETLGSTTVICTDKTGTLTEGVMHVAHIVIGEKEFEVDALGSRQNQKEAKIVSLALQTAMMCNDALIENPQDELSIWRIIGGSTDVALYSAALQSGLNKDKLLKIEPLIDELPFESDLKYMISLHKRKEGYVMYEKGAPEKIIDKSDYFFHQGKKTKLTSKDKLSLNKNYKKLASKGLRIVAVAYKEFDSLEWEVGDKWETIDNKLIFIGFIALKDPLRAEAKETIEICRSAGIRPIIITGDYHLTAKAIASELGMKVSDSQILTGPDLDKINDDELKAVVKNISIYARVNPHHKLRIVKALKQRGEVVAMTGDGINDAPALKAADIGIALGTGTDIAKETSDMVLLDSNFKTIVDAVRYGRVIFDNIRKVITFLISDSFSQIILIAGSIVLGFPLALLPAQILWMNIVQDGIPGFTLAKEQDSSGVMDRKPIKKDEPILNKEMKLIIFTVGLSRDFLIFIIFIFMVKTSVDISYTRTFIFAALSTNSLMNLFSIRSLINPIWNSNPFSNKYLNIGAMISFLLLLVAVYFPPLQSILSTVPLGFYTWGVIILLGISTMLLIELVKHMYSNVYIKSTKKEKNV